DNA sequence from the Manihot esculenta cultivar AM560-2 chromosome 11, M.esculenta_v8, whole genome shotgun sequence genome:
aacgtggcctggccagccactataaaagggacccttagccgaaatgggcaaggttttctcccattttcggccacaacaagcttccgatctccctcttctcaaatcttgtgttctttcactagatctcctccatctttcttgagttttaaacccacattgcaagttttaagctttaaaggcaagttttggagctttggaaactcaggagctctcgtgcttggatctccgagttgagtcgtctcttcctcgatcttcaagaggtaagagccgatcttaagctcaatgtatgtttcaaatgagtttcatgaagttttaaggggtagagaagcatgttagagttagttgagcatatgttaggtttatgtgatttttgaacaatgtggcttgcttgatgtgtgtttgaagtgttgtagttggggcatatgtttgtatgagacccctaggaactggtatgatgtgtatgcatgagtagaatcaagtttttgcaggttttgaggcgttttggaggctgtggacacaagggagccaagtttctgcccttcggcagaaactcaggttcggccgccgaagtgactttcggccgccgaacccccttgtggaggcagtttcggctgccgaagcctgcccccgaaactcaaggttcgtctctgtctgggaggttcggccgccgaaagtgccgccgaacctgcatgactttcggctgcagagggactttcggccgccgaacctgccgccgaaagtgccctgttcagccatttcttgcatgttttcatgtgatgttttcaggatgttttagggggtttttggggagcttttcagagtcacgttcatgtatgtttggtgcctcatttgagtccacctgtgtaggttcggacccgaggaaccgagacccccggttgtgagatagttgttcagagttcgttgtcaagcttcagttaccaggtgagtggaacaaccccttaagttttaaagtaattgaataaatgaatgaatcataaagcattgcccatgcatcattatgccatgcaatattaggttgcttgcattagaatgcacgaatatgttgcattgcataatttgttgttgatgtggatgaacattgaatgatccattagccctcgtatgacatgatagcctatgtgagtccaggtgtgcctgctacggctctacgcccctggcactatgattgatgatggaagtccgggtgtgcctgctacggctctacgcccccggcatgtataagtaagaaggataggggctaaatggtgacaagttcatccttgttgtgaaatgtttgtgttatgacgcatacatgaaagcatgaataagaaaaagaatgaaattaaaagttatttgataataaaaataaaaatgaataataacgtacctaaaaatggaggaattaaaacaaatgtttttagtttccgctcactgggcttttagctcaccccactcccattatccccagagttgcaggtacaggagagatcaagaagtcggctagagtgaagtcaagtcatatgtatgtaatagctagagtatgtggacatgacatatgataagaatgtaatgtaaagtttgaacagttatgtttatgtaactatgttattgaggatagatttgtgcttgaccatagtatatgttaatcccttggtatgtacatgatcttattatatgatgtgtatgtgaaccaactcaacacagattttatattgccattgaggctttgatgaaatcccacagagggattaatgtttatgtatatgatgaatacagtgcatgcacaggttgagtttggtgtatgaagaaaaagaaaagttttaattcttaagtatgtttgttgatcatgtatgggattaaacaggtatacaggatgtatgtaggcttgctacgggtcccggcggccttaagccgatctggaccctagtgccggtaacgggtcggttttccgggtcgttacagccataaacttaattgtatgacaaaaaatatttactattagccacatttaaataattataaggcaagaataaaatttatagtcACAAAAATAAGAAAGTGACAAGTTATAGTATAATTGttacacttaattttattttataactattgaataaagccacaaaattatttaattagaaacTATTCTAAATATAGTACATACGGctactattaattatttgtagctaaaatgtaatatttattttatttattattatttaatgggattatattataatttactattacatatgttatttatctattaataattttggtaaaatttataatagaatataaaatttatataaaaaatttagctaaattttaaatttataaaataattatatattaatattaagactcaatcagaatgacaattataaaataacaataaatttaatccaaaataactaatatccaaaataaactaatttaagtcataaagcaatcacactaaaaatacttgaaattataatactatactaacactaatattaatatctaaattttctaaaaatagtATTATAAGGTTGCTAGCTgcttcaaaatccaaaacttcAAATATACTGCAAATCATCCTCCAATTTCATCATCTTGGGAATCCTCTATAGgctgtataaaattttatttgaaaatattaataacaaaattatataaaatagataaggttcatactagttatatagctttcaaaaattcttatattagaaaaaaaatgagactTAGTTTTTAATCACTTACTGATGCAATATTATTGTTTTTCTCCAAAAGTATCTTGAATTTCTACTCCCATATTCTATTCATCTCTGCAAGTTTCTCATCCATTTGCTTCTTAACATCATTTACTTGTTCACTTGCTTCTTTTTGAATTTGTTGGACACGCTCGTTTGCTTCTCTTCTTGAAGTATCAAGTTGTCTAAGTAGTTCTATCTTTGTAGGTCTAGCACCAAAATATTCCGTGACATTTTTTCCAGGACCATAAGCACGTACATAACCATTTTTTTCTGGCCCAAGTACATCAGCAAATATAGCATCATCATCCAGTGAAATTTGTCCTTCTTCTCGTTGTTTCTTTAGCTGCTGAAACTTTTCCtatagagatatttatatttattgatattaaaaaaatcaaaatatagcataaaatacataacaaataaataaaacatatgtAAAAAGTATTACAATGGCTTCTTGTGATATTGGATCAATTTCTTTGCCTTTTCTCTTTCTGAATTCAAGAAAAAGTTCTAAGCGAGAAGgtgtttttccatttttttacttctgttcaaataaatataacaattagtattagtttatcatagatctatatcaataaaaatttgagtTCAAGTACAACCAAACTTTCCGTAAAAGAGTCAATTGACTTAACTACAAATATGCTGCAGATAAACAAAACTTGTATAAAAGAGCTAACATTTTTACAGCTAATGATATCAATTCAAGCgttaaaattcataatactgTTGATTATTATTTACTCTACAAGTTTGGATGCTCATAGGGTTGACCAATCATAATTCATTCctatatttagaatattaaacaTGGTCAAATTCCACCATTAAATGAGTGAGTTATTAATGGTGTTTTCTGTCTAATCTAATACTACTAAAAAATTGTCATGTTTAACTTTAATGAGCATAAAGAAAAAGGGGATTTGTTTTGATGTGGGAAATGAAGGTTAATAACGGCAGTCTGAGTCTAATTAGgcatttatagaaaaaatagtAAATGACATATCAAAAAGTTCTAACAATCATATGAATTTCAAAaggcattattattattattattttttgataaaaatagctTTTATTAGAACTTTGAGAGTTATAGCAGAATATAAAGAATAACAACAAGCAACTAGCTTATACCATTACAGGTTGACCAGTTCTTGATTGTTGAGCTACAAAAAAGAATTTGGATTAAGGAATAAGGAAAGCTAGGCACATCTTAAACCAAACAAAAGATCCATAAAAGATCAAATCATAAACTTTCTCAAGCTCTAAACTAGAATTATCAAATactattttgtttctttctaGCCATAGTCCACAAAACGATAGCAGTAAAAAGGGATTATTTAtgtatcatttaattaataaaaaacactttaatactaataaaataaaaacaaactcataCCATATGATCTCTCAGCCGAGCAAAGCTTTTTGTCCCCGTGTATGGGGGCATGGAACGCTTGCATCTATTTGTCTTATTTTTGTTGCTTCTCTCCTAAagaaaaacaatgaaaaattttcagaatttataTTAGCTAACAGAAactgaattcatataaaataaattattaaattttacacgAATTTTTAATACCTGAAATGCATTTTCTGTCCAAAGATTAACCAAATACTTCCAATCTTTTACATCCATATAGACGAAGTGAATAAGTTGCCTTTGAATCAAAGTACTTCTTCTTCAACTTATGCCTATAATACCTATATAATGCATTCATATGACCGAAAATTGCTCCCTTTCTTCATCAGAATACTCAAAAGTGAACTTTTCCTTTTAGCATAGAAGTAAGAAACAAAGATTATGATACTTAATAGAACTAAAAAACttataatcattttataatggatgtaatttaatataaattttcgtACCAATATGGTCGAGCTTATCATCGGTAATCTTATTCCATTGTTTCACTTGCAATGGACAACACGACACACTTCTCATAGTTTGTCCTAAAAACCAAACAAATACAGTAGCATTATCACCAATAGCTTGATCATCTTCATCAAATTCTACTGGCAATTTTTACCCATTCTCCAATTGTGTGATTTTCAAGCATCGTTTGGTCctctagtttttcttttaattgtattggaacctatttcaaaacaaaagtaaaacaataatcatataataacAAGAATTTCTGTACATAGAACAAGTAAACATAatcaattgtttaaataaaattaaatgagtaaacCTGTTGCTGCAGTTGCATTTGGATTTTGAAGTTGATTAGAAGTGTGATCAACGGTAACTGCGGGTAGCTCGTCACCAAGTCCATTTGGTAAAATATCATAATCTCGAAATAGAGTGTATATATCAATGGGTTTCGAAGGGAACTTCTTATAACTATCCATCATATTTTTCACATCTGTATCATCTTTAACCTCTATCAATGCATCAAGATCACTAAGAGCTATATCAGCcttcaagtaataaaatttatctcctTTTATAACATCAAATCCACAATCCTTTTTCAAGTCATCCAATATATCAAAAAATGAGAtgaaatcaacatcaaaattagGTTTCTCCATGAACCTACCATTTTCATATATTCTATTtggtgaaaatataaaatggccTTCATAATGATACCTCATTGTCTTCTGACTAGTATTccctaaaaaaaaattgaagttagccatctaattatttatgaaaacaacttaaaatttataaatcacataaatattatttaccttGAAAATTTGAAGTCTGATTTTGGTGTAACTCTTGAGTTTCTTGAAAGTTCTGGTTAACATTATTTTCAGTCTCATTTTCAAAGTTAATATTGATGGAATTCCCTTTCCGCAACTTGCATCGTCGAGCCATGatgtttgcttctgcttcatggaaaaaattgaatattacacatagaggataaattaatataaaaatagtgaATCAAAGCTTTTTAACAGATGAAAAACGAATGAAAAGTAAATATCAGATGCCTTTCACGTGTTTAACCTAGAACAATTACAatgaaacattaattttaaggCTTTTGTAATTTTGAATGTACCTGATTGGATTTGATAGTAGGAGCTTCTCCTTTTGATAGTGGACATAAATTGAAAACTGAATGAATCATGAGTGAGAATGAAAATTAGAATTCGTAGCGGTAACAGTAGCGGCTGTAGGGagggaatttttaattttaaggttttcattCCCCCCAAGCCAAAAATATACACTAATTGATAGGGTtccctttattaattaatataatattatttatttttacttttttgtaattaaaatattttatatttttaattaaataagcaaaataaaataattttaatttgtttaagcaaattcaaaatcaaa
Encoded proteins:
- the LOC122725056 gene encoding uncharacterized protein LOC122725056 → MARRCKLRKGNSININFENETENNVNQNFQETQELHQNQTSNFQGNTSQKTMRYHYEGHFIFSPNRIYENGRFMEKPNFDVDFISFFDILDDLKKDCGFDVIKGDKFYYLKADIALSDLDALIEVKDDTDVKNMMDSYKKFPSKPIDIYTLFRDYDILPNGLGDELPAVTVDHTSNQLQNPNATAATGSNTIKRKTRGPNDA